The nucleotide window AGCCTATTTCGAAGTGTTGCATGATGACCATCATCCTTTTACGGTTAAAACAAATTCCGGTCTGCTGATTACAGATTTGGGAACCTCTTTTAATATCAGTAGTTATAAAGGGCAGGATGAGGAAAGAGTAGGAGTGGTTAGTGGCCTGGTATCTGTGAGCAATGAAAAATATAAAGCGGATACGGTAACTGCCGGACAGATGATAACCAGCCACCGCAGCTCCGGCCAGCTGAAACTGAAAACGTATGCCCTGGCCCAGGCTGACTGGCGTTCCGGTACGATCATGCTCTCCGATGTAAGTTTTGAAGAACTGCGCCAGGCGCTTGAAAGGACCTATACCTGTACGGTAGTATTTGATGCACCTTCACTGGCAACATGTCGCATCACCACCACCTTCAGGCCTGTGGAAGATATCAGTCATACACTGAATGCACTGAAACTGATTTACGGAATTACCTGGAAAAAATCCGGTGATACTATTCATATAGCAGGAAATGCCTGCAGATAAATTTTTTAGAGAGATGGGGTTTTATAAGTTGCATAACATACTGGTGGTGTTTGTGTTTTCGGTATTGTTGCCACTGGCGGGCAGCGGACAGGGTAACGCTAAAGTATATACGCTGGATATTCCTGCCGGGACATTGACTTCTGCGCTGCAGTATGTGTCAAAAGTTACCGGCACCGGGCTGACCTACAACCCGGCAGACCTTTCCCGGGTAAAGGTTCCGGCCAGGCGTATTTATAACAAGCCATTTCCTGCGCTGATCTCCATGGTATTGCAGGGGACAGGATATACAGCCAGCACTAACGGTGAGGGTTATATTATTTACGCTGTTGCAACGCTTCCGCTAAAACAAGCAGGAACGCAGTCCGGTGTGCTGACTGGTCGCGTGGTGGATGAAAAAGGTAAACCACTTGAATTTGCAAGCGTACAGCTAAAGGAAACAGGTGCCCAGCAGACCACCAATAATGACGGCGTTTTTGTATTCCGGGTGCCAGACAACTCTGTACCTTCCAGCCTTTCCATTTCCTATGTCGGAAAACAGACCATAGAAACCATGGTGTCGCCGGCTTCCTATGGCTGGCAACAAACCTTCCTGCTGAAAGAACTGAGCCTTACACTGAACGGTATTCATGTAAATGCTGTACAGAAAGGTACCAACTCCAATTCTTCCATGGTATTTGATCGCGAGGTGATAGAACAGGCCCAGGCCTTTTCCCTGGCGGATATATTAAATACATTGCCTGGCCGGGAAGAGAAAGTACCAGACCTGCTCAATGTACAGGCCCTCACTTTAAGAACTGCAGCCTTAAACGCAGCTGCTGCCAATAACTCACTGGGTACTGCAATTATTGTGGATGATATCGTCCGGTCCAATGATGCCAACATGCAAACGAAAAGCCTTTCT belongs to Chitinophaga sp. HK235 and includes:
- a CDS encoding FecR family protein — protein: MQLPITLEYLVTDDSFINYCLHRNDQDRQLWQNYAATHPEQQPLLEQAERVVLGMYQFGAQQEINEQKTKLRQLIQQPAITPAVGRKSISSYFRIAAAVVCILIGTYVAWIWNHNSSHQDFTVITKRGERKKIVLPDSSVVWMNASTTLHYNNKRHVDLLDGEAYFEVLHDDHHPFTVKTNSGLLITDLGTSFNISSYKGQDEERVGVVSGLVSVSNEKYKADTVTAGQMITSHRSSGQLKLKTYALAQADWRSGTIMLSDVSFEELRQALERTYTCTVVFDAPSLATCRITTTFRPVEDISHTLNALKLIYGITWKKSGDTIHIAGNACR